In Deltaproteobacteria bacterium, the genomic window GCGAAGCCGCTCCTGTCGGACCCGCACCAGGGCGTCAGGCTCCACAATGAGCCCATAAATCTTCACCTGGTCTATGGTGAAGATCTCTCTGGGCGGCATGATGTCAGGAAAAAGCGGTACATTGGCCACTTTCCAGCCCATCTGTGCCAGATAGGAAGAAAGAGGCGTCTTGCTGGTGCGGGAAAGCCCGATGAGTACC contains:
- a CDS encoding kinase/pyrophosphorylase, translated to VLIGLSRTSKTPLSSYLAQMGWKVANVPLFPDIMPPREIFTIDQVKIYGLIVEPDALVRVRQERLRYLGLPEDAKYADRAKILREIDWCRAFYRKHPQWPVIDVSGKAIEEVAAKIIQLHQARLQARERAG